The proteins below are encoded in one region of Trichocoleus desertorum ATA4-8-CV12:
- the rfbB gene encoding dTDP-glucose 4,6-dehydratase — protein sequence MTETGKGTEADQKSQSRHPRRIIITGGAGFIGSNFVHYWCDRYPEDRVIVLDALTYAGNLRNLESLEERPNFRFIQGDICDRLLLDALLKQEKVDTIAHLAAESHVDRSILSPGAFVRTNVVGTFTLLEAFRQHWEAHKQPGHYRFLHVSTDEVYGSLGSDDPAFSETTPYAPNSPYSASKAGSDHFARAYYHTYNLPTLITNCSNNYGPYHFPEKLIPLMCINILLGKSLPVYGDGQNVRDWLYVEDHCRALDTVIHQGQAGETYNIGGNNEVKNIDLVHMLCDLMDELAPDLPVRPCQKLITYVKDRPGHDRRYAINADKIKTELGWAPQQTVAAGLRKTVQWYLEHPSWWKPLLSEEYQAYYRKVYA from the coding sequence ATGACAGAGACAGGCAAGGGCACAGAGGCAGATCAAAAATCTCAGTCCCGTCATCCCCGCCGCATTATCATCACGGGAGGAGCTGGATTTATTGGCTCCAATTTTGTTCATTACTGGTGCGATCGCTATCCAGAAGATCGCGTGATTGTGCTGGATGCTCTGACCTACGCTGGTAATCTGCGGAACCTAGAATCTCTAGAGGAGCGACCCAATTTTCGCTTTATTCAAGGAGACATCTGCGATCGCCTGCTGCTGGATGCCCTGTTGAAGCAAGAAAAAGTAGACACGATCGCTCACCTTGCCGCTGAATCCCACGTCGATCGTTCGATTCTATCGCCTGGGGCCTTTGTCCGTACCAACGTCGTCGGTACCTTCACGCTTTTAGAGGCGTTTCGCCAACATTGGGAAGCGCACAAGCAACCGGGTCACTATCGCTTCTTGCACGTCTCCACCGACGAAGTGTATGGCAGCTTAGGCTCCGACGATCCAGCCTTTAGCGAAACCACGCCCTACGCCCCAAACAGCCCTTATTCAGCCTCCAAAGCAGGGAGCGATCACTTCGCCCGGGCCTACTACCACACCTACAACCTGCCCACGCTGATTACCAACTGCTCCAACAATTATGGCCCTTACCACTTTCCAGAAAAGTTGATTCCTTTGATGTGTATCAATATTCTGCTGGGCAAGTCGCTACCCGTGTATGGGGATGGACAAAACGTCCGCGATTGGCTTTATGTAGAAGATCATTGCCGCGCCTTAGACACCGTAATCCACCAGGGTCAGGCTGGCGAAACTTACAACATCGGCGGCAACAATGAAGTCAAAAATATTGACCTGGTTCACATGCTATGTGACTTGATGGACGAACTGGCTCCCGATTTACCCGTGCGCCCTTGCCAAAAGCTGATTACGTATGTCAAAGACCGTCCAGGACACGATCGCCGTTACGCCATTAATGCCGACAAAATTAAGACGGAGCTAGGTTGGGCTCCGCAACAGACAGTCGCAGCAGGCTTACGCAAAACTGTGCAGTGGTATCTAGAACATCCCAGTTGGTGGAAACCCCTGCTTTCTGAGGAATATCAAGCGTACTATCGCAAAGTGTACGCCTAA
- a CDS encoding D-alanyl-D-alanine carboxypeptidase: MAHVPQPINPDSLFASWNTPGLVFSSQPDPGGEAKVNQYLQGLSATGLTETNQGVWVQAGYNLLANHQGTQPLPAASLTKVATSLAALETWGPDHQFDTLIGATGPIQNGVLQGDLVIQGNNDPFFVWEEAIALGNTLNRMGIRQVTGKLVIMGNFSMNYESDPQVAGALLKQGLNAQLWPDEAKAQYLNLPKNTPQPQVAIAGDVQVATLPIPKQIALLRHQSLPLAQILKQMNIYSNNAMAEMLADSVGGASTVAARAARAAGVPQAEIQLINGSGLGPENQISPRAVCAMFMAIETYLKPQQMTVADLFPVSGRDGGTLEDRNIPVASVVKTGTLWDVSTLAGALPTRDRGLIWFAILNRGEDLDGLRDRQDQLLQNLLEQWGADQSVATEIDPSSSSSPKAPLNFSAQASGSETAPTQFMGATTASPSQPAPTAPASHQKFQLGDDRRNQILFKIQV; this comes from the coding sequence ATGGCCCATGTACCCCAACCCATCAATCCCGACAGCTTGTTTGCGTCTTGGAATACGCCTGGTCTAGTTTTTTCTAGTCAGCCTGACCCAGGGGGCGAAGCCAAGGTCAACCAGTATTTGCAAGGTCTAAGCGCCACAGGACTCACTGAGACCAACCAAGGGGTTTGGGTACAAGCGGGCTACAATCTTTTGGCCAATCACCAGGGAACGCAACCTCTCCCTGCCGCTTCTTTGACCAAGGTCGCGACTTCTCTAGCAGCACTGGAGACTTGGGGGCCTGATCACCAATTTGACACCTTAATTGGAGCCACTGGACCGATTCAGAATGGGGTGTTACAGGGAGATTTGGTGATTCAGGGTAATAATGACCCCTTCTTTGTCTGGGAAGAAGCGATCGCCCTCGGCAATACCCTCAATCGCATGGGCATCCGCCAAGTCACAGGCAAGTTAGTGATTATGGGCAACTTCTCCATGAACTATGAGTCCGATCCACAAGTAGCAGGAGCCCTGCTGAAGCAAGGACTCAATGCCCAACTTTGGCCTGACGAAGCTAAGGCGCAGTACCTCAACTTGCCCAAGAATACTCCTCAGCCGCAAGTGGCGATCGCCGGGGATGTTCAGGTAGCCACTTTACCCATTCCCAAGCAGATTGCTTTGTTAAGGCACCAATCCCTGCCATTGGCGCAAATCCTCAAGCAGATGAACATCTACAGCAACAACGCGATGGCTGAGATGTTGGCCGATTCAGTGGGGGGAGCCTCTACAGTGGCCGCGCGAGCCGCTAGAGCTGCGGGAGTACCTCAGGCAGAAATTCAACTGATCAACGGCTCTGGTCTGGGTCCAGAAAATCAAATTTCTCCCCGTGCGGTCTGCGCCATGTTTATGGCGATTGAAACTTACTTGAAGCCTCAGCAAATGACGGTAGCTGACTTGTTTCCGGTATCGGGTCGTGACGGTGGCACCCTCGAAGATCGCAATATTCCCGTGGCTTCTGTGGTCAAAACTGGAACACTTTGGGATGTAAGTACTCTAGCGGGAGCCTTGCCAACACGCGATCGCGGCTTAATTTGGTTTGCCATTCTTAACCGAGGTGAAGATTTAGACGGGCTGCGGGATCGACAAGACCAACTGCTGCAAAACTTACTAGAGCAGTGGGGAGCCGATCAATCGGTGGCGACTGAGATTGATCCCAGCAGCTCCTCAAGCCCTAAGGCACCCCTCAACTTCTCGGCTCAAGCATCCGGTAGTGAAACCGCTCCTACTCAGTTCATGGGAGCTACAACCGCTTCTCCTAGCCAGCCAGCGCCAACAGCACCTGCCAGCCACCAAAAGTTTCAGCTAGGCGATGACAGGCGCAATCAAATTTTGTTTAAAATCCAGGTTTGA
- a CDS encoding cofactor assembly of complex C subunit B, whose protein sequence is MAKPDQNQVLRRLPIVVGALAGTLLFINRLLTPNLTDAQARSDALGVILSALLILTGLLWQRIQPRSPDAVNLMGEEGLELAPDLPEAVRLELAWASQILLTNTVTRSLVVWYQGRVLLRRGILATNAEVKPGPILQRVLEKQKPVYLVDVKAYPGRIEFDYLPENTQGIICQPIGNQGAVILGANAPRSYTKQDENWVEAIADKLDNTLSHHLSITI, encoded by the coding sequence ATGGCAAAACCGGATCAAAATCAAGTTTTACGTCGTTTACCTATTGTTGTGGGTGCGTTAGCAGGGACTTTGTTATTCATCAATCGTTTGCTAACGCCTAATTTAACCGATGCCCAAGCCCGTTCTGATGCCTTAGGCGTGATTTTAAGTGCCCTATTGATTCTAACGGGGCTGCTGTGGCAACGGATTCAACCGCGATCGCCCGATGCCGTTAATTTAATGGGTGAAGAAGGACTAGAACTAGCACCAGATTTGCCAGAGGCTGTGAGGCTAGAACTAGCCTGGGCTTCCCAGATTTTGCTCACTAATACTGTGACGCGATCGCTGGTGGTGTGGTATCAGGGGCGCGTCTTGCTGCGGCGGGGAATTTTGGCAACCAACGCAGAGGTGAAACCAGGGCCAATTTTGCAACGGGTGCTAGAGAAGCAAAAACCTGTTTATTTAGTCGATGTAAAAGCTTATCCTGGACGCATCGAGTTTGACTATTTGCCCGAAAACACCCAGGGAATTATTTGCCAACCGATTGGCAATCAAGGAGCTGTCATTCTAGGAGCCAATGCTCCGCGCAGCTATACTAAGCAGGACGAAAACTGGGTGGAGGCGATCGCGGACAAATTAGACAACACCCTCAGTCACCATTTATCGATCACTATTTAG
- a CDS encoding DUF456 family protein, with protein MTVLYWLLVAVMVIGVIGAVVPAIPGTSLIVVAIVIWGVAHGFGTVTVPLAVAVGVLLVSIGVDFLASFWGAKRFGASKWGQIGAVVGLLLGFFGLLPALPFGGPLLGILIGPLLGAIVGELIYRRDFAIAVKAGIGIVVGSLVGNLIQGLLALGAVIVFLVSTWPLGAGA; from the coding sequence ATGACCGTACTCTATTGGTTGCTTGTGGCTGTAATGGTAATCGGGGTGATTGGTGCCGTGGTGCCAGCTATTCCAGGAACCAGCTTGATTGTGGTTGCTATTGTCATTTGGGGGGTTGCCCACGGGTTTGGCACGGTGACAGTCCCTTTAGCGGTAGCGGTCGGGGTGCTACTCGTGAGCATAGGCGTGGATTTTTTAGCGAGTTTCTGGGGAGCCAAACGTTTCGGAGCGAGTAAGTGGGGCCAAATTGGGGCCGTGGTAGGTTTGTTGCTCGGCTTCTTTGGCTTGTTGCCTGCACTGCCTTTTGGGGGGCCATTGTTGGGAATTCTGATTGGTCCCTTACTCGGCGCGATCGTGGGCGAATTGATTTATCGACGAGATTTTGCGATCGCCGTTAAAGCTGGCATTGGTATTGTCGTAGGTTCGTTAGTTGGGAACTTAATTCAAGGCTTGCTGGCGTTGGGAGCAGTGATTGTTTTCCTTGTCAGCACTTGGCCGCTAGGAGCAGGTGCCTAA